Proteins co-encoded in one Arachis hypogaea cultivar Tifrunner chromosome 11, arahy.Tifrunner.gnm2.J5K5, whole genome shotgun sequence genomic window:
- the LOC112722336 gene encoding uncharacterized protein, giving the protein MKLTIGKHCAMGYICLSHFFLFLAIIGTDFVSSMANNETDSYWLLRIKSELVDPLGALSNWSPTTHMCNWNGLTCSLDQEHVIGLNLSGSGISGSISVEFDHLSHLQTLDLSSNSLTGSIPSKLFKLQNLTTLLLYSNSLSGNIPLEIGNLKNLQVLRIGDNMLEGEIASSIVNLTKLTVLGLGYCNFNGSIPFRIGELKNLVSLDLQSNSFSGTIPEDIQGCEMLETFAASNNMLDGNIPSSIGSLKSLKILNLANNTLSGSIPKTLSHLSNLTYLNLLGNKLNGEIPSELNSLTQLQTLDLSENNLSGPIPLLNTKLQNLVSLVLSDNAFTGSIPSNFCLKGSSKLEQLFLSQNMLYGKFPLELLDCSSIQQLDLSDNSFEGELPSYLDMLQNLTDLVLNNNSFVGSLPPEIGNITSLEGLFLFGNSFTGTIPVEVGRLHRLNTIYLYDNQMSGTIPRELTNCTSLREIDFFGNHFTGPIPETIGKLKDLVVLHLRQNDLSGPIPPSMGYCKSLQILALADNSLSGSIPPTFGYLSELFKITLYNNSFEGPLPPSLLALKNLKIINFSHNRFSGSFSPLTGSNSLTILDLTNNSFSGPIPSTLGNSLSLSRLRLAYNNLTGAIPSEFFYLTELNFLDLSFNNLTGDVLPQLSNSHKIQHMLLSNNRFTGQLPPWLAILQTLGELDLSYNNFNGRVLSELGKCSNLLKLSLHHNNLSGDIPQEIGNLTCLNVLNLQSNSLSGRIPSMIRQCSKLYELRLSENFLTGSIPEELGDLAELQVILDLSKNRFTGEIPSSLGNLMKLERLNLSFNQLQGKVPSSLGKLTSLHVVNLSSNNLEGQIPSTFSGFPRSSFLKNEGLCGPPLVPCSTSQGKMQMQLSNMQVAAIIVATVFTSTVICLVMIYIMLRIWCNWRKVSISSSDGGIAAKCANNNNKTGNGEYWNMNMNSSSFGLIPSPDKKNNSMATTTAAICFFDIKKEGVDNTNI; this is encoded by the coding sequence ATGAAACTTACGATTGGAAAACACTGTGCAATGGGTTACATTTGTTTGAGCCATTTCTTTCTGTTTCTGGCCATAATTGGCACTGATTTTGTTTCAAGTATGGCCAATAATGAAACAGATTCCTATTGGCTTCTCAGAATAAAATCAGAACTTGTTGATCCATTAGGAGCTTTGAGCAACTGGTCTCCAACAACTCACATGTGCAACTGGAATGGTCTAACATGTTCACTTGATCAAGAACATGTTATAGGTCTGAACCTTTCTGGTTCAGGAATATCAGGTTCCATCTCAGTTGAGTTTGACCACCTCTCACATCTTCAAACACTTGACTTGTCTTCAAATTCACTTACTGGCTCCATCCCTTCAAAGCTTTTTAAGCTTCAAAATCTAACAACACTTCTCCTATACTCAAATTCTCTCTCTGGGAACATTCCTTTAGAGATAGGTAATTTGAAGAACTTGCAAGTTCTTAGAATAGGTGACAACATGTTGGAAGGTGAAATTGCATCTAGTATTGTTAACCTAACAAAGTTGACAGTGTTGGGATTAGGCTACTGCAACTTCAATGGCAGCATACCATTCAGGATCGGTGAATTGAAGAATCTGGTTTCTCTTGATTTGCAAAGTAACAGCTTTAGTGGCACCATACCTGAAGATATTCAAGGCTGCGAAATGCTTGAAACCTTTGCAGCATCAAACAACATGCTTGATGGGAACATTCCCTCCTCTATAGGCTCTCTTAAatcattgaaaattttgaatcttgCCAACAATACTCTCTCTGGATCAATTCCTAAAACCCTGAGTCATCTTTCCAACTTGACATACCTGAATTTGCTTGGAAACAAACTCAATGGAGAAATCCCTTCTGAGCTCAACAGTCTAACCCAGCTGCAGACATTAGACTTGTCCGAAAACAACCTTTCAGGACCAATACCACTCCTCAATACCAAATTACAGAATCTTGTGTCCCTGGTTCTGTCTGATAATGCTTTCACTGGTAGCATTCCAAGCAACTTCTGCCTCAAAGGTTCTTCAAAGCTTGAGCAGCTTTTCTTGTCTCAAAACATGCTGTATGGAAAATTCCCCTTGGAGCTACTCGACTGTTCCTCAATCCAACAGTTGGATCTTTCTGACAATAGCTTTGAAGGAGAGCTTCCATCCTACCTTGACATGCTGCAGAACCTCACTGATCTTGTGCTCAACAACAACAGCTTTGTTGGATCCTTACCTCCGGAAATCGGAAATATTACTAGCTTGGAAGGCCTTTTCCTGTTTGGTAACTCTTTCACAGGTACAATCCCAGTGGAGGTCGGAAGGCTTCATAGATTGAACACCATTTACCTCTATGATAACCAGATGTCTGGAACCATACCGAGAGAGTTAACAAACTGCACAAGCTTAAGGGAAATCGACTTCTTTGGAAACCACTTTACCGGGCCGATTCCAGAAACTATAGGCAAGCTTAAGGACTTGGTTGTTCTTCATCTGAGGCAGAATGACTTGTCTGGTCCAATCCCTCCGAGCATGGGGTACTGTAAGAGTCTTCAGATATTAGCATTAGCAGATAACAGCCTGTCTGGTTCGATACCACCCACATTCGGTTATCTTTCAGAACTCTTCAAAATTACCCTTTACAACAACTCCTTTGAAGGACCTCTCCCTCCTTCACTTCTTGCTCTCAAGAACCTCAAAATCATAAATTTTTCCCACAACAGGTTCAGTGGAAGTTTCTCTCCTCTCACTGGCTCAAATTCTCTAACTATACTGGACTTGACTAACAACAGCTTCTCAGGTCCCATCCCTTCTACATTGGGCAATTCCCTAAGCCTCAGCCGTCTCCGGCTCGCATACAATAATCTCACCGGAGCCATTCCTTCGGAGTTTTTCTACCTTACTGAGCTTAACTTCCTCGATTTGTCATTCAACAACTTAACAGGAGATGTGTTACCTCAACTCTCGAACTCTCACAAAATCCAACACATGCTCCTGAGTAATAACAGGTTCACTGGCCAACTACCCCCATGGTTGGCAATCttacaaacacttggtgagctaGATCTCTCATACAACAACTTCAATGGCAGGGTGCTTTCTGAGCTTGGTAAATGCTCAAATTTGCTTAAACTCTCTCTGCATCACAACAATCTCTCAGGGGATATCCCACAAGAGATTGGAAATCTCACTTGCCTCAATGTTCTAAACTTACAAAGCAATAGTCTCTCCGGCCGCATCCCCTCAATGATTCGGCAATGCAGCAAGCTTTATGAGCTCAGGCTCTCAGAGAATTTCTTGACAGGTTCCATACCAGAAGAGCTAGGGGATCTTGCTGAATTGCAAGTGATCTTAGACTTGAGTAAAAATCGCTTCACCGGTGAGATTCCATCTTCACTTGGAAACCTTATGAAGCTAGAAAGACTAAATCTTTCTTTCAATCAGCTACAAGGCAAGGTTCCTTCATCACTGGGAAAACTCACAAGCCTCCATGTAGTGAATCTTTCTAGCAACAATCTTGAAGGCCAGATTCCCTCAACATTTTCGGGGTTCCCAAGAAGCTCATTCCTCAAAAATGAAGGCTTGTGTGGCCCACCATTGGTACCATGCTCCACATCACAGGGGAAAATGCAAATGCAGCTATCAAATATGCAAGTGGCGGCAATCATAGTAGCAACTGTTTTCACTTCCACAGTGATATGTTTGgttatgatttacatcatgttgaggatatggtgcaATTGGAGGAAAGTTTCCATTTCAAGTTCAGATGGTGGCATTGCTGCAAAATGtgctaataacaataataaaacagGGAATGGTGAGTATTGGAACATGAACATGAACTCTTCCTCCTTTGGGTTGATTCCTTCACCAGATAAGAAGAATAATTCAAtggcaacaacaacagcagctaTATGCTTCTTTGATATCAAAAAGGAAGGTGTGGATAATACAAACATATAA